In the Sphingobacterium sp. PCS056 genome, CGAACATTCTGATTTACCGGCAGGTATTACAAAGCGCTTTTTATGACAAGCTCCTATTTAAAAAATCGTAAAAGAGGTTAGCAGATTTGCTTCTTTACGAAGCATTAGCGATTTATGGTAGGGCTTATGGACACGCAACACTTTGATACCAAAATAGGGTTCTATTGTTTATTTAGCGACCAATCTACCAATTCTAGTCAGCATACCCAACCAACATTTAATTCTGATGGGTCAGACAAACTGCTCGCACTATTAGAAAAATTTATTGAAGAAGACCGCATCAAGACCCAATCTATTGCTGCATTAAGCAAAGCGGTATTAGATCTTGCCAGTGAAGTGAAGAAATTGAAAGAAGATATATAAAGAATTATTAACATCATTTTAAATGATTAAATTCAATTTTGCAACGGGCGTTGCAAAATTGAATTTAAAATCGATATTCACTTTATCACTGATTGTGAAACTTATCTACCCAGTGCTTTTCTACGCTCCACCTCAGCCTGGAGACTCTGGAACCATTCCTGATAGACACGAGGCTCATAGATCATTTGCTCCTTACTATCCTTATTCACTTGCCCCCAATAGCCACTTTTACTGGATTCGCTTCCTTCATACATCGAGATCTTAACCTCCGTCACATCATCATTAACGGCCTCCACATAAAACATGGCTTTAGAAGTGTTAGCATCTTTAGAAGAGCCCCATAATGCGCGTTGCATATTCGCATTTTTATTTTCGAGACGTTTACTCGCATTGATTAGACCCGTTTCTTTATCAGCACGGTCCACAATATAACTCTCCGACTGCAATAAGCTAATAATGGACTTAAATATCAAATCATGACCTGATTCAAATTGTTTCGTTGTCATCATTTTTACCTCAGCAGGTGATTTAGTTACCATTTGAGTAGCGCATGAACTCAACAATGCGATAAAACATAACAATACTGTCGTTTTTTTCATTTCAATATAATTCTAAAAGTTAATATGCGGTGGATACGACCGAATAATCGGTTACAACATCATGCTCATCAAACGTGATGATGAGATCAAAAGATTTACTACTACTACTTTGGCTGGCACGCTGCCCTGCAAAAAAATCTGTAGATCCAGCTTTATTCTCGACAGACATACGATTATAACTCCAAACCTCTCTATTCGATTTGTTTTTAGAAACCAAATTTGGAGAACCAAACAACTTCATGATTTCATCTTGTGTGGTCTCCCCTTTAATGACCTTGCTTTTTACTGTACCCATGGTGAGGTTACTCTTTTGTGTATTACCCTCTGTTGCATACTTATAACTGGTACAAGAAGTAAGTGATAATACAAGTAAAACTGATCGTAATATTGTATACATAGCTTAAAATTTTGGCAAACCTATCGAATACAAATATTTAAAAGCTACGGTTAGCCGTAGGATTAATTGATATTATTCTCGTATGATAGCACAAAATACCAATGAGAAAAAGAAATTGTAAAAACTTGTATGAAAACATGAATTGATAGAAGAGAATGAACTAAATATCATACAAACTACTAAAAGAGTTTTTAGCAGAGTGGTATAGCAACGAACAATGACTTAGATGCTATAGATATCACTTTTTTTACCGGACCATTTAAAGTATTTAGTTGCTTAGGCAATAATATTATTTAATTATATTCAGCCATTTAATTTCTTTAATCCAAATCGGTCAATCTTAGACTCATTGCTGAGCTACACAACAGATATCTTAACTGAATATCGAATCACCAATCCTTTCATTCAATCATGATGACTACTTAATTTCCTTTCATTTGAGAGTTATTTTAAGCGATTTAAAAGATAATCCCTGCAAAAACACACTAGAGTATGGAAAAAGAAACTTAAGGACTTAAAACGCCTTATTTAAGATAAAACACATTTGAAATGTAGGTCAAGTATGAATGAAGCAAGATGAAGCGTGGATAGTGCGTTGATACTTTATCAACAGGTAATGTTTTACGCACTATCCATACTTGACCATTGCTTAGCATATGCACTACGGATGCTTGGGAGATACATGAACCACCTTGTTCCCGTGCTGGTCTAGGCGGGGCCTCCTGATCTTCAATCCAGCTACTGCGCTGAGTAGATATCCGGTACCTTTTTAGTAGCTCTTTGGTACCTTCTCCGTACATTCTTGGTACAGGATTGGTACACTCCCCGTGAATAGCCCGTACACTAACGGTACACTCTTGGCCACTTGAAAGCCTTATTTTCCTTCAAAAACAAAAGCAGGGATGTCCAGGCTATTTGGATCTGATTCGTACGTTGTTTTAACCTTGTTCGTACCTTGTTTTAAACTTTCTTGTCCCTGCACCGCAGTTGCAAAGTCCCTGCACCGTCCATTTCCCGGGTCAGGGACGGGAAATAGGCGGTGCAGAAGCGGTGTACAGACGGCTTTCGGTAAAACACTGTCCGAATCTGATATGAAGCTGATATCGAGCTGGTTGCTACCAAAACTCCTCCGAAACATACAATTTGGTATTTTTCTGCATTTCTTCGACCTTTCTTCTAGACTTGTTCTACCTCCACCTGAGTCTCCTTCGAGTCGGCTTCGAGTGTCCCCTCACTCCCTGTCGAAGCCCAGTCGAAGCCACCTCGGAGCCCACTCGAAGCGACCTAGAAGCGACCTAGAAGATGGGGCGAAGTTGGTTAGGAAAAGGTGAGTATTTTGTCCGCTGGATTCTGGTCTACTGCTGCTCGAATTTTGTTCGGCTCATCTTCGGGGAATTATCGTGTAGCAGGTGAATATTTACCGAAGGAATTTTGACTGATAAATCACACGTTAGTTGCTTGCACAACATTATTTTTGGAAGTGTTTTTAGGGATAGGGTTTTTAGGTGATATCAGCTACTTTCTATATAACAGCTCTCCGTCAGTTTTAAATAGTTATCGAACATATATCCCCAGATCTTAATTATCATTATATTTCTTCTGTCATTGTAGTCTTTTTTAATGGACAAAGATTACCTACTCCATTATTGCTCTGATAGTTAAGAAATCCAATCGGTCAAAATTATAAGGCTACAAATATTTATTCATTATTAAATTAACACTATATTAAACAATGATTTTGAAATTTTAACACCTCGATTTTATAAAAATTAATTTATATTGGTTATATTACCGTAATAAGAAATTAAGATCTAAATAAAATATGAGAATATTTTTAGTTGCAATATCCTCTTTAGCTCTTATTGGATGTAAAGAGGTAGGAAGTAATGAAGAAATTCTGAAGAGGGATAATATTTATTTATTGGATTCTATCGTAACAGACCAAGATTATGATGTTAACAAGGATGGTATTTCAGAGAATTTAATAAAAGAAATACCAGAATTAAAGGGATCAGTTGTACAAATAAAAGATATAGATGACATTACTTATATAAATATTTTATGGGCAGAACCCATTATTGACAATAAATTATTAATTCATACTATTGAGGAATCTTATGAAAAGAAATATGACATAAGCACTTATAATATCGTGCAAAACCAGTTTTATGGAGATCTAGTTAATAAGAATAAAGAGAAACTAATAAATCTAACGCAAAGATTATCTGGTGATAATCATGTTTATACTTATTCAAAACCTACAAGTATAAATCTTGAAAACAATGAGAAGCAGCTAGTAATTGTATCAAATCAAAAATTCATAGTGAATAATCAAATAGTTTTTCCAATGGTTAAATCATATTACACTATTAAAAGTTCTAAATAATTAAGATATTACTACTTAAAGTTTTTTTGTTTTCTAACCTAACACTAAAGCTGCATATGCCATGCTCCCAAGAAGTTATAAATTTTTTGGGAGCATTTTTATTTAATCTTAAAATTTTTACGACTAAAAATTAATATTTTATGAATCAGTAGCTCGATGCCTTCGTTTTGAATTGCTACTTAAAATTAGAGATTCTCTTATCTTACCAATCATTATATTGACCTATATTTTGAATTTAATTTATACATGATTTCACATACGTAACAATTCAGAAAGTTCAAATAAATTAAAAAAGGACAAGTTTTCTATCAAGGATAAATAGACATCCACAGATAAAATTACATTACATCATATAATATAAGGAAGTTGATCGTTTTCAGAACCTATATTTGATTACATACAATAACCCAGAAAATATTTGTCCTTTGATTTTAAAAACATGAGTTTCCTACTTATCCTGTCAGATAGAACAGGAAATAGAAAAGCCACATCTCACGACGTGGCCCTTACTAAACATATGAATTAAACAGTAAATTATTGATAAGAGTTAATGGATTGAGATACTTTCCAGTTACCACCGTCATTGACCAAAGTAACTAAATCGATCTTGGTAAAACCTTCAAACTGCAGGATTACTTTTGCAATCATATAGTCACTTGACTGCTCAACGATGGTGGTGCTTGTTTTACAGTTCAAATGCTCACCTTTTTGTTTTTTCAGTAATGAAATAACTTCTCCCCGGCTGTTGGTTTTATCTGTTGCTGCCTGTACTTTTTGACTGAAACCGGATGCGAACAACTGCTCTACTCCTGCGGACTCTCCTTCGGTCATCACGGCTACATAATGGTCAATGGCGAGATCTGCTGTGGATAAGTTGATAGCTGCTTTCTTAGAGTGGTCGCCTACTGGTTTTGCTGCCGCCATAGTGAACGTAGATACTGCGATCAAGGCTGCTGCTGCGAATGTTTTTGCTAAAGTTTTCATATTGTCTTTATGTTATATTGTTAGTTTTTTATTTAGTTGTTGATTCAAAAGTAGGGTGTAAATCGTCCCTACCCTATGGCAATTAGATTAAACCAACTAAAAACTCGGTGAATGTTGGAAATAAGTAGGTGAATCATTTTTGGATATTTTTGATTTGAGTATACTAAGCGCCGAGGTCGATTGGTTAAATATTTTTTGTAAACAAGTCTGCCTAAAAAATGGCTTGTGAAGCTGTATGCTATAGCAAGTTTATTATGATCGAAAGAATTAGAACTGGAGTAGCATACTAACCGACAGAAAAGCTATTGATTACAATTTGTGAAAAAGTAAAATTTCTTTTGGAAAAAGATTTTCTGATCGATACATACACAATCTATTATTAGGCCTTATTTGACATCGAAAATTAGCGGAAAATCACTCTTTTTATGAGAAATATCTGATAACATAATAGACTTACATTGCCTATAAATATCACTATTTTTTAATTATTTAGAAGGCTTATATGTTTTTATTAAAAACTTGATCCTCCTGTTTTTTTTATTTATACTTGTAATAAATAATATTTCTATAACCTATGGATCTTCAAGAAGTAAAATCATACATAAGAAATTGGAACCAATATTTGCTACAAAAAGGAATTAAGGGATTGGTTAAAAAATTAGAAAAATTTCAATATTTTGAATTTGATGCGGAGCAGCTTCTGGGGGGTAACTCGGAGTATGTACATGCTTATCTGGGCATTTCTGAAGATCTTAAAGACGTCAAACTCTTTATTATCACGGATACTTTTGATTCAAAGAAGACACTACCCCATATCGAAAAACATATTTGTGTAGCTAATCCTGTAGTATTTGGAATTTCAGAACAACTGCAGGCAGAAATTAGCGATAAGAAAGCCATGAAAAGAATAAAAAGATGGCAAAAATCTCCAAAATCATATTTGAAGGGCAGTTTCTCCGAGAAAACCAATGTGGTACGTTGCTTTACAATTCCAACTGATGATTTACGGACGAAAGTAAATAGAGCTTATTTTGCCATCAAAAAAGCGAAAGATACCCGTCCGTTGGAATATGAGATCGATCTGATTATAAGAAATATAGATATGCACAACATGAAGGAATCAAATATATCCTATGATACCATCAGATTGGTTCCGCCATTTCCACCAAGTACTGAAAATTTTTACTTGATAGATGAGATATTGAACGACTAAATCATTTCAATGTTGATTAAATTATTGGATTGGGGTACATGGCTTGTGCCCCTTCTTCTGAGCTTAATGTGCTATTCGATAGCCAAATATTACAAAGTATTAAAACCTTACCAGAAGGTAATTTATATCTTCCTACTGATCTCTTTATCTGTAGACCTCCTAAGTCGTTTTTGGTCCTTCGCCTTTGCACAAAATTTAGAATTTATATCCATCTTTGCGATCATAGAAGTTATCATATTTTATATTTTTTATTATAAAATATTGTCATCTACAAACCATCTGCTCGGAAACATTCTCACTATTTTTGCTTTGGCCTATCTCTGTTTAGATATGCTATTATTCCAAACCAATCGTTTAACGGATTATCAAACTTATACCCGTAGTGTCAGTTCATTATACATTGTAGTCAGTAGTTTATTATATTATAAAAAAATCTATTCGGAATATACTAGAGATAAGGAATTGCTCCAGTTAAATGGAATTTTACTGCTGTACTATAGTTTGAATTTTATACTCTACTTGCCTATAAACTATATTATCAACGTCTCTGTAGCGATTAATATTTCATTATGGATATTCAAGATTATTTTGTTATTGATATTTTATTTATACCTATGGAAACATCTAATGAATTATGGCAAAAACAAGAAACAATCTCGAATTGGATTTTAATATCCATCATTTTTATATTCGTCCTGATAGCAATTGTCATCTATATATTTACATTAACAATCCATCAACGTTATAAAAATAAATTAGCACGTCAAAAAGCCGAACTCCAATATAAAATAGCGCTACATGATGCTACACTGCAAAGTATCGAATCAGAACGAAAGCGATTCGCATCCGAATTACATGATGGTATAATTGGAAAAATGACGGCCATAAGGTATAGTCTACAAATGAATTTAGCTCCAATAGAAGTTGACAGTCTGTTAGAAGACTGTATTATTGAATCAAGAAGCCTGTCACATCAGCTTTACCCACCGCTGCTAAAAGATTCTTCTATAGATCAACTCGTTCAAAGCTGCATACAGCCTTATCAAACAGCTATTGCTATTTCTTATCATTCGGATATGCGGTCTGAAATCATGCTATCTGAAGAACAAAAATTGCATATCATTCGTATTATACAAGAATTACTGACCAATACGATTAAACATGCTCAAGCCTCGGTAGTCAATATTAGGATTCGGATTGAGCGAAATATTCTATTGCGGTATACCGATAATGGTCAAGGACTAGTCGTTCAAAATAATCCCGGATTAGGTCTACAGAGTATTCAGTATAGAATGATGCAACTGAAGGGAACCAGTAAAATTTATACCCAGGGTAAAGGTTTTAAAACATTAATATATATTCCAAGATGCGTACAAGATTAGCCATAATAGACGACGATTATTTGTTAATAGAGCTGATGCATAGGTTTCTGCAGGAGCAAGATTTATTTGATGTTACTTTTTCTAACACCCAAAGTAAAGAAGCTCTAGACTTACTTACTCAAGAGAATATGCGTCCGGATATTCTTTTATTAGATCTTAAAATGCCGGAAATCAATGGGGTAGATATGCTCAAAATAATAAAGGAAACATATCCGTGTATAACCGTCATTATCATATCATCCCATTACCAAGATAATCACCTCAGCTATATGATCCAACACGGGGTGGCTGCATTCGTACCCAAAGGAATTTCATTAGCTATTTTACTGCGCGTCATAAAAGGTGTCCGCGAACATGGATTTTATCTTTTGCCCGCTCAAATAGATGTCCTTCGAAATCAGGTAGCTCATGCCACCACTGCGCCAGACTTTTCAACTCATGGCATGACCGAACGTGAAATAGAAATACTAAAATTGATAGCCCAACAAAAGACAGCAAAAGAAATTGCTGAAATCTTATTTATCGCTCCTCGCACTGTTGAAGGCCACAAAAACAATCTATTTTCTAAAACGGGAACAAAAAACATAGCTGGATTAGTCATTTTTGGTATTCAAAAAGGCATGATCAATCTAAACGAAATCAACTTTTACTAACTCGCAACTCTTTATTATACGCCTACCGTACCCACCTCGAAAAGGTATGGTAGGTAATATTACCTGTCCTAGATTTTAGGTAATTCCTTCCTAAAACCCTTCAGCTCCGCTCGCTAATTTTGATATACTCAATAATCAACTGGATAGATGAGCTGGATGATATGAACACTTATAAATCTTTAATAAATATGAATACAAAAGAAAATTTTTCGACGATAAAAGTCGGGTTATTTTTTGACGGTACAGGAAATAACGGATACAATAGCACCGCTATAAATCCAATTGATGAGGGCAGTTATCACGCTTCTCCATCAAACATCTTTCGATTATACAATAACTATCGCCATGAAAGTTTTGGCAATACAAACATGTTGGCCGTTTATGTCGAAGGCATTGGCACACTTACCTATCAGGAAGATTCGTACTGGAACCAAGCAACAGGAGATTGGTCAAGATATTATGGCGGAAGTAGTAAAATTAGTTTTGCACTTGAAGGTATTCATCAAGAACTAACACAATTGTTTAACTATAATACGTATGAAAAGGAGGTCGTGCTTGAATTTAATATCTTTGGCTTCTCGCGAGGAGCAGCCTTGGCTCGGCACTTTGCCAATCAACTGACCAAAGTCAGATCAGATGTTTATAACAAAATAAGTTCTTCATTAAGCAAATCCCAAAAGTCGCTTAAAGGCGTGGTATTGAATTTCATTGGACTGTATGACACGGTAGAGTCCTTTTTGCAAGGAAAATTTGATACCTCAACATCGGA is a window encoding:
- a CDS encoding nuclear transport factor 2 family protein; this translates as MKTLAKTFAAAALIAVSTFTMAAAKPVGDHSKKAAINLSTADLAIDHYVAVMTEGESAGVEQLFASGFSQKVQAATDKTNSRGEVISLLKKQKGEHLNCKTSTTIVEQSSDYMIAKVILQFEGFTKIDLVTLVNDGGNWKVSQSINSYQ
- a CDS encoding sensor histidine kinase, whose product is MDIQDYFVIDILFIPMETSNELWQKQETISNWILISIIFIFVLIAIVIYIFTLTIHQRYKNKLARQKAELQYKIALHDATLQSIESERKRFASELHDGIIGKMTAIRYSLQMNLAPIEVDSLLEDCIIESRSLSHQLYPPLLKDSSIDQLVQSCIQPYQTAIAISYHSDMRSEIMLSEEQKLHIIRIIQELLTNTIKHAQASVVNIRIRIERNILLRYTDNGQGLVVQNNPGLGLQSIQYRMMQLKGTSKIYTQGKGFKTLIYIPRCVQD
- a CDS encoding response regulator transcription factor, with the protein product MRTRLAIIDDDYLLIELMHRFLQEQDLFDVTFSNTQSKEALDLLTQENMRPDILLLDLKMPEINGVDMLKIIKETYPCITVIIISSHYQDNHLSYMIQHGVAAFVPKGISLAILLRVIKGVREHGFYLLPAQIDVLRNQVAHATTAPDFSTHGMTEREIEILKLIAQQKTAKEIAEILFIAPRTVEGHKNNLFSKTGTKNIAGLVIFGIQKGMINLNEINFY